The Setaria italica strain Yugu1 chromosome VIII, Setaria_italica_v2.0, whole genome shotgun sequence genome includes the window GGGAAAGACACTTTTCTTGATTTTCATTATGTTCTTGGGCGTGAGGACTCAAACCTGGACTTGCTAGGTGAAACCCATCTACCCAAGTGAGTAAATCCTAGGTGAGCCATCGGTGTAGATACCCAAATATGGCTGACATGATCCatttttctttaaaaagaaagaggagaaaCTCATGGAGTATGAATGTACGGTGCTATGATAGAGAGTAGAGATCAATTCTTACCTGTGGGACCATCTTCCAAATGCAAGCACAACAGCTACCATTATGACATGTTACAACCCTACATGTTtgataacaaaagaaaaacatgacTAAGTGTCGAGGTAGCTAGTGTGCACCAATTAGCATAGGATAAACGACAATCAACTCACCATGGCTGAGTGGGATGCACATCCATGCATGTCACTCTTCCCAGCCCATTCTCATCCATACGTATCTCCTGACCAACAAACACTTATTTGAGGAAAGGGAAGACCAAAGTGTTTCACGATGTCTAGGATGCGCATTTACGATATTATGCCTTACTGATTAGATTTACAATCAGACGATATATAGTAATTCTTTTGACAAAGCATTGTAAGTCTTAGTGTTTGATGTCACAAATTTTCTAACAATTTTAAATGCAAATGAATTGTACTGTCAATGTTTGACACAAAGTTATGAGTGTAAATATATGCGCTCACACAAACACCATACCTTGTTCTGCTTTGTTGCCACGCTGTCTCGGTCTGGGTGAGGGACACGTACAACAGACATGAGCAGCGCCTCGTGTGCCTTTCCTCCCTCCGCTCTTACTTGGTTGATTATTTCATCACGCTTATTGTCATATACATTAAGATGGTCAGAGTCATCAAAGAGATCCGTAGTGTTACGGTAATTGCTCCCACTGATCATCAAGATATGGAACTCATGAGTGTACACTCCGTGCGGTTTCTTATAAGCAAACACACGGACAGGGCAAGTGGAGTGCGGCGGCACAACACCTCTGCTCGTCGTTCCTCGGATTTTGTATTCCTGATTGTCATAATCAATATAATAGATAACATCATCATCTGTCTTGTTGATTAGGCTCATGTACTCCGCTCCTTCCTCAGATGTGAAACGAAGCTCTGAAGGGTAGATTTGGAGCAACTCCGTCTGAATGGAGAAGGGAGTTATCTGCAATACATACAGCCCACCACTCCAATAGTTAagatagctagctagctataaaGGAACAATTGTGTTCACGATGGTATGTTTGTTCAAGAGATGAAAGTCATACTTTATCTCGGATGTATATGTCTTCAGTGCGAACTCACCTTTTCTGCGCTACTTAACTGCACCTCTTGGTCATCATCTTCCCAGTCATTAGTAGGATGAGGATGCACCGATGAAGGTGACGGGGGCTGAGATTCCGATTGTGCTCCAAACACAATGTCCAACTCCAACTCGTGCACATCCGTTTGTTCGTAGAACAGATCCGCACTGACATGGGCGGCACCGCTAAGACGATCCTTACCCACAATGACCCACCGCATAAGCGCTGTGTCCTTGCATTGCATGGGTCTGGTTCCCAGTGGCAGTACTACTTCCTCCTGCACTTGCACGTCTATGACAACTCCCCGCGTCGACCATGGTGGCATGATTCCCATTGCTTTGGCTATATGGAAGGAGTAGCGAGTTACCTTGTCATCGGGCATTACCAACATGAAGGCAACATAGTCATCTGTCATGTTGGCCAGCTGCATTGAAGAAGGCAACATCGGTTTATTCAGCTCAAGAGTCTGAGGAAAGTGGAGCTCAGGGGGCTGGACAACCAATGGGTGCTGCTTTGGGGCACACACGCTTGCCTACAAGCAAGGTAATCATGGTTTTTAGTTAAGTAGAGGcgacattttttttctgaaaattagTTTGTAGTTGCCCAGAGCTGCATACCGTTAGAGTCACCATATCGACCGCTTTATCTGGCTCTTCCTCGAACATGTCCCCTGTTTCTAGTATATCCTTGGTTGTTAGACTCTCATCCACTCTGGTGCTCTGCACACAAAATTCCTCTACACAGTCCTCAGGCAGAGGCTTCTTTTGTGCTTCCAATGTTATGGTGACGCTACAGATGGACCGTGGTCGGACAATACCATAGTTTGGGTGAATATGGTACGAGAGTCGGCTTTCTGTTAATACCCTGAAGGCTATGTagtcatctgtgtcattggtcAGCTGGATGGAGCGTGAAGTCTGCTTGCCAATCACAATGGGGAAGTGCAGCTGGAGTGGCTCAATCCCAAGCATGTCCTCCGAGAAAGAACTAATCTTCTGCGAGTAGAGAGGCAGACGCATGGAATATGGATTGAGAAGAAACTTAAGTTCttcggagctactccctccatcccaaattatagatcgttctAGCTTTTTTAAGTAcatgtctagatgtatagcaaaacatatgaatctaaaaaaagtcaaaacggccTATAAATTGAAACAAAGGGAATAACAAATATAGTTTCTTTCTACAACTGAGGACGTGAGCTTACCTGATCAGCTGTAGATTTAGTGGCAACAATGTGGATAGCCATTGTACGATCCATCTCATTGAGCCTATGGATTACATCTTGTATACCGGGTCTTTCAATGGGATATCTGCGCATGCACCTTTGAGCCAATTTCAGACATTCAGTCACTTGATGTTGGTATAATGTCCTGTTCTGTGCAGATTTCTTCCACCTGTGCATCCACCTTCTTTGAACCtgccaatttttttccacaaaaTATGATTTGCAAACGGTACCCAAATATTTGATATGGTGCAAAGTATCAAACAAATATTcatgcttggaacatagaaacTTAGTTTCatcttctcaaaaaaaaaaaacttagttCCATGGTTGTTGATGTGACGTTTTCTATGTTAGATTTTTTTGCGATGTCCCTGTGAAAAGGTAAGAGAGTAGTCTCTT containing:
- the LOC101779298 gene encoding uncharacterized protein LOC101779298 isoform X2 — protein: MDDISAGLNELDLILNGSKRPDKIKLSVLRHITENFSHKRKIGQGGCGVVYKGILPSGGIIAVKKLFSNKTLDDRMFEREVTAMMMVEHQNTVRFLGYCSHTEQQALEMWGKYILAEERERLLCFDYISKGSLEDYVTDELRGLEWHTRFQIIKGICEGLHHLHKEKGIIHMDLKPPNILLDNDLVPKITDFGISRPGEISATMSKERLFSIGYCAPEYQFNGKMSFKSDVYSLGVIIREMVTGTRNEPNITIVQRRWMHRWKKSAQNRTLYQHQVTECLKLAQRCMRRYPIERPGIQDVIHRLNEMDRTMAIHIVATKSTADQKISSFSEDMLGIEPLQLHFPIVIGKQTSRSIQLTNDTDDYIAFRVLTESRLSYHIHPNYGIVRPRSICSVTITLEAQKKPLPEDCVEEFCVQSTRVDESLTTKDILETGDMFEEEPDKAVDMVTLTASVCAPKQHPLVVQPPELHFPQTLELNKPMLPSSMQLANMTDDYVAFMLVMPDDKVTRYSFHIAKAMGIMPPWSTRGVVIDVQVQEEVVLPLGTRPMQCKDTALMRWVIVGKDRLSGAAHVSADLFYEQTDVHELELDIVFGAQSESQPPSPSSVHPHPTNDWEDDDQEVQLSSAEKITPFSIQTELLQIYPSELRFTSEEGAEYMSLINKTDDDVIYYIDYDNQEYKIRGTTSRGVVPPHSTCPVRVFAYKKPHGVYTHEFHILMISGSNYRNTTDLFDDSDHLNVYDNKRDEIINQVRAEGGKAHEALLMSVVRVPHPDRDSVATKQNKEIRMDENGLGRVTCMDVHPTQPWVVTCHNGSCCACIWKMVPQTSAYEKIMSTHCNSALIFSVKFIARMQWVACGDFHGYISVRTYLDDKMSEIKRFRAENDMVTALAVHPTHSYLLSCSKDNLIKLWDWEQGWMCARKFSCYGEGTRCEGVLMFNPNEANTFAFVSTNGHVNKSDIKIWSMDSDNPHTILPVKGGATSFAYCITGSDQQYMATADNHGKIEIFDLWSRTHVHTLEASWITYAKCSVTACHPSLPLLASVYRDSIVLWNYTTYGLEKAHVYDSTPYYSTSDDIKGIGFIDIEGSQRLVIAHTKKIEMVDMSYGTLTSQPWDLGPCHLPDSTAPWH
- the LOC101779298 gene encoding uncharacterized protein LOC101779298 isoform X1, coding for MQVSLLKIGARMDDISAGLNELDLILNGSKRPDKIKLSVLRHITENFSHKRKIGQGGCGVVYKGILPSGGIIAVKKLFSNKTLDDRMFEREVTAMMMVEHQNTVRFLGYCSHTEQQALEMWGKYILAEERERLLCFDYISKGSLEDYVTDELRGLEWHTRFQIIKGICEGLHHLHKEKGIIHMDLKPPNILLDNDLVPKITDFGISRPGEISATMSKERLFSIGYCAPEYQFNGKMSFKSDVYSLGVIIREMVTGTRNEPNITIVQRRWMHRWKKSAQNRTLYQHQVTECLKLAQRCMRRYPIERPGIQDVIHRLNEMDRTMAIHIVATKSTADQKISSFSEDMLGIEPLQLHFPIVIGKQTSRSIQLTNDTDDYIAFRVLTESRLSYHIHPNYGIVRPRSICSVTITLEAQKKPLPEDCVEEFCVQSTRVDESLTTKDILETGDMFEEEPDKAVDMVTLTASVCAPKQHPLVVQPPELHFPQTLELNKPMLPSSMQLANMTDDYVAFMLVMPDDKVTRYSFHIAKAMGIMPPWSTRGVVIDVQVQEEVVLPLGTRPMQCKDTALMRWVIVGKDRLSGAAHVSADLFYEQTDVHELELDIVFGAQSESQPPSPSSVHPHPTNDWEDDDQEVQLSSAEKITPFSIQTELLQIYPSELRFTSEEGAEYMSLINKTDDDVIYYIDYDNQEYKIRGTTSRGVVPPHSTCPVRVFAYKKPHGVYTHEFHILMISGSNYRNTTDLFDDSDHLNVYDNKRDEIINQVRAEGGKAHEALLMSVVRVPHPDRDSVATKQNKEIRMDENGLGRVTCMDVHPTQPWVVTCHNGSCCACIWKMVPQTSAYEKIMSTHCNSALIFSVKFIARMQWVACGDFHGYISVRTYLDDKMSEIKRFRAENDMVTALAVHPTHSYLLSCSKDNLIKLWDWEQGWMCARKFSCYGEGTRCEGVLMFNPNEANTFAFVSTNGHVNKSDIKIWSMDSDNPHTILPVKGGATSFAYCITGSDQQYMATADNHGKIEIFDLWSRTHVHTLEASWITYAKCSVTACHPSLPLLASVYRDSIVLWNYTTYGLEKAHVYDSTPYYSTSDDIKGIGFIDIEGSQRLVIAHTKKIEMVDMSYGTLTSQPWDLGPCHLPDSTAPWH
- the LOC101779298 gene encoding uncharacterized protein LOC101779298 isoform X4, whose protein sequence is MDLKPPNILLDNDLVPKITDFGISRPGEISATMSKERLFSIGYCAPEYQFNGKMSFKSDVYSLGVIIREMVTGTRNEPNITIVQRRWMHRWKKSAQNRTLYQHQVTECLKLAQRCMRRYPIERPGIQDVIHRLNEMDRTMAIHIVATKSTADQKISSFSEDMLGIEPLQLHFPIVIGKQTSRSIQLTNDTDDYIAFRVLTESRLSYHIHPNYGIVRPRSICSVTITLEAQKKPLPEDCVEEFCVQSTRVDESLTTKDILETGDMFEEEPDKAVDMVTLTASVCAPKQHPLVVQPPELHFPQTLELNKPMLPSSMQLANMTDDYVAFMLVMPDDKVTRYSFHIAKAMGIMPPWSTRGVVIDVQVQEEVVLPLGTRPMQCKDTALMRWVIVGKDRLSGAAHVSADLFYEQTDVHELELDIVFGAQSESQPPSPSSVHPHPTNDWEDDDQEVQLSSAEKITPFSIQTELLQIYPSELRFTSEEGAEYMSLINKTDDDVIYYIDYDNQEYKIRGTTSRGVVPPHSTCPVRVFAYKKPHGVYTHEFHILMISGSNYRNTTDLFDDSDHLNVYDNKRDEIINQVRAEGGKAHEALLMSVVRVPHPDRDSVATKQNKEIRMDENGLGRVTCMDVHPTQPWVVTCHNGSCCACIWKMVPQTSAYEKIMSTHCNSALIFSVKFIARMQWVACGDFHGYISVRTYLDDKMSEIKRFRAENDMVTALAVHPTHSYLLSCSKDNLIKLWDWEQGWMCARKFSCYGEGTRCEGVLMFNPNEANTFAFVSTNGHVNKSDIKIWSMDSDNPHTILPVKGGATSFAYCITGSDQQYMATADNHGKIEIFDLWSRTHVHTLEASWITYAKCSVTACHPSLPLLASVYRDSIVLWNYTTYGLEKAHVYDSTPYYSTSDDIKGIGFIDIEGSQRLVIAHTKKIEMVDMSYGTLTSQPWDLGPCHLPDSTAPWH